From Gimesia panareensis, the proteins below share one genomic window:
- a CDS encoding acylneuraminate cytidylyltransferase family protein codes for MAGAIGLITARGGSKGVPYKNIKELAGKPLIAWTIEAALASQELERVIVSTDDKEIASIARQYGAEVPFLRPLKLALDDSSHVDVVLHAIEFLEEQEQFLADYVVMLQPTSPFRIAEDIDGSIRFARKKNAKSVIGMMHAPSHPICLRGMNEEGLLVELTEQRDESQLRRQLLEDVYAFNGALYVLQTEAFRELKTFRPTGETYGYLMPTERSWEIDTEWEFLVANLLMKNQLQAASRSKAA; via the coding sequence ATGGCCGGTGCGATCGGTTTAATCACGGCTCGAGGTGGCTCCAAGGGAGTCCCGTATAAGAATATCAAGGAACTGGCCGGCAAGCCGCTGATTGCCTGGACGATCGAGGCGGCCCTCGCCAGCCAGGAACTGGAGCGAGTCATCGTTTCGACCGATGACAAAGAGATCGCCTCCATCGCGCGGCAGTATGGAGCCGAAGTCCCGTTCCTGCGTCCCTTGAAACTGGCACTCGATGATTCCAGTCACGTGGATGTGGTCCTGCATGCGATTGAATTTCTCGAAGAGCAGGAACAGTTTCTCGCCGACTATGTGGTCATGCTGCAGCCGACCTCTCCCTTTCGAATCGCGGAGGACATCGACGGTTCGATCCGGTTCGCGCGGAAAAAAAATGCGAAGTCCGTCATCGGGATGATGCACGCCCCCAGTCACCCGATCTGTCTGCGTGGCATGAACGAAGAGGGACTGCTGGTGGAACTGACCGAACAACGCGATGAGTCGCAGCTGCGCAGGCAGTTACTGGAAGACGTGTATGCATTCAATGGGGCGCTGTATGTCCTGCAGACGGAAGCGTTCCGCGAGTTGAAAACCTTTCGGCCGACGGGGGAAACCTATGGTTACCTGATGCCGACCGAGCGATCGTGGGAAATCGACACCGAGTGGGAATTTCTAGTCGCCAACCTGTTAATGAAAAATCAGCTGCAGGCAGCATCCCGCAGTAAAGCAGCCTGA
- the neuC gene encoding UDP-N-acetylglucosamine 2-epimerase gives MSNRVCVVTGSRAEYGLLSPLLAALRADDAFQLQLLVTGSHLSPEFGLTYREIEADGYTIDEKVEVVLSSDTPVGICKSMGLGLISFSEAFSRLNPDLIVVLGDRYEIFSAVSAAHISRIPVAHLHGGEVTEGAFDDALRHSITKMSHLHFTSTEAYRKRVIQLGEAPERVFNVGAIGLDNLQRLSLLSREKLEQDLGFKFNKHNLLCTFHPVTLEHNSSLEQVQSLLNVLEQQPDTNVIFTKTNADTDGRIINQLIDEFVAKQPDRFHAYVSLGQLRYLSMMQFVDAVVGNSSSGIIEAPGFRIGTINIGNRQTGRIKSELVIDCEPTETGIASAFKTLYSSDFQKSRLQATNPYGEGQTTSQIISILKENFPGRTTQKSFYDLD, from the coding sequence ATGAGTAACCGTGTCTGCGTTGTCACTGGATCGCGGGCCGAATACGGTCTGCTCAGCCCCTTGCTGGCGGCGCTGCGCGCGGACGATGCTTTCCAGCTGCAACTGCTGGTGACCGGCTCGCATCTCTCCCCCGAATTTGGTCTGACCTATCGCGAGATCGAAGCAGACGGCTACACGATCGACGAAAAAGTGGAAGTCGTTCTCAGCTCCGACACGCCGGTTGGGATCTGTAAGTCCATGGGGCTGGGGCTGATCAGTTTCTCGGAAGCCTTTTCCCGACTGAACCCCGATCTGATCGTGGTTCTCGGTGATCGCTATGAAATCTTCAGCGCCGTCTCAGCGGCTCACATCAGCCGTATTCCGGTGGCCCATCTGCATGGAGGGGAAGTGACCGAAGGCGCCTTTGACGACGCGCTGCGGCATTCGATCACCAAGATGAGCCATCTGCATTTTACCTCTACGGAAGCTTACCGGAAGCGGGTGATTCAACTGGGCGAAGCGCCCGAACGGGTCTTCAATGTGGGTGCGATCGGTCTGGACAATCTGCAGCGGCTGTCGCTGCTTTCCCGCGAAAAGCTGGAACAGGATCTGGGGTTTAAGTTCAATAAACACAACCTGTTATGCACGTTTCACCCGGTGACGCTCGAGCATAATTCGTCTCTGGAACAGGTTCAAAGCCTGTTGAATGTTCTGGAGCAGCAGCCAGACACCAACGTGATCTTTACGAAAACCAATGCGGATACCGATGGACGGATTATTAATCAGCTGATCGATGAATTTGTGGCGAAGCAACCGGATCGCTTTCACGCTTATGTTAGTCTGGGTCAACTGCGGTATCTGTCGATGATGCAGTTTGTGGATGCGGTGGTCGGCAATTCGTCGAGCGGAATCATTGAAGCACCCGGATTTAGGATCGGAACGATCAACATCGGGAACCGTCAAACCGGGCGGATCAAATCGGAACTGGTCATCGATTGTGAGCCCACGGAAACAGGTATAGCGTCGGCTTTTAAAACATTGTATTCTTCCGACTTCCAGAAAAGCCGTCTGCAGGCCACAAACCCTTACGGTGAGGGGCAGACGACATCACAAATTATCAGTATCCTCAAAGAGAATTTTCCCGGTCGGACGACTCAAAAATCCTTTTATGATCTGGATTAA
- a CDS encoding acetyltransferase yields the protein MNQHSEPVILLGGGGHARVLIDLLLESGTCSLSGILDPDLAIGSQVKGVPVLGTDKELPALREQGIGHAIVAVGSTRSTQFRRTLFEQVRELGFQQPALVHSSAILSPSVSLAEGVQVMAGAIIQTETRLGAGVVVNTGARIDHDCEIRQHAFLAPGVILSGGVTVGENAFLGAGAVVIQGRHIGANAVVAAGAVVVRDVEDGALVKGVPAK from the coding sequence ATGAATCAACACAGTGAACCAGTCATTTTGCTCGGAGGAGGGGGGCACGCCAGGGTCCTCATCGATCTCCTTCTGGAAAGTGGAACCTGTTCGCTGTCGGGAATTCTGGATCCGGACCTCGCCATCGGCAGCCAGGTCAAAGGAGTTCCCGTACTGGGGACCGACAAAGAACTGCCGGCCCTCAGAGAGCAGGGCATCGGGCACGCTATCGTGGCTGTGGGCAGTACCCGCTCGACACAATTTCGCCGTACCTTGTTCGAGCAGGTGCGCGAACTGGGATTCCAGCAACCCGCCCTGGTGCATTCGAGTGCCATCCTGTCGCCCTCCGTTTCACTGGCGGAGGGAGTACAAGTGATGGCGGGGGCGATTATTCAGACAGAAACCCGGCTGGGAGCCGGTGTCGTGGTCAATACGGGAGCCCGCATCGATCACGATTGTGAAATCAGACAACACGCGTTTCTCGCACCGGGAGTCATCCTGAGTGGCGGAGTCACTGTTGGTGAGAACGCGTTCCTGGGAGCCGGTGCCGTGGTCATTCAGGGCAGGCACATCGGTGCCAATGCCGTCGTTGCCGCTGGCGCGGTCGTCGTCCGGGATGTCGAGGATGGAGCCTTAGTCAAAGGAGTACCCGCGAAATGA
- a CDS encoding LegC family aminotransferase, translated as MRETIPLSIPNLSGNEWNYLKDCLDTGWVSSVGTYVDRFEQSVSEYVDTRFGVATVNGTAALHLALLACGVQPGDEVLAPTFTFIAPVNAIHYCGADPVFIGSDPATFNLDPDKVRQFLTEECTREADAVLNRRTGRRVSAILPVHIFGHPVDMDPLNEIAAEFQLPVIEDASESLGSEYHGRKTGGLARVGCFSFNGNKIITCGGGGMVTTNDEALASHIRHLSTQANRKPFEYEHDEVGFNYRLTNIQAALGVAQLEQLDGFLEIKRRHAILYRELLAEIPQAELAWEEPWARSNFWLCTLLVPPADRQPLMDFLLERKVQVRPAWKLMHTLPMYQECQSYQLEETAAVYARCISIPSSVQLSEADIRYVVQCIKDYFESS; from the coding sequence ATGCGCGAAACGATTCCGTTATCGATACCGAACCTGTCCGGAAATGAATGGAACTATCTGAAGGACTGCCTGGACACAGGCTGGGTCTCTTCGGTCGGAACCTACGTCGATCGTTTCGAACAGTCGGTCAGCGAGTACGTCGATACTCGATTCGGTGTCGCTACCGTGAATGGCACCGCCGCCCTGCATCTGGCGCTCTTGGCCTGCGGAGTACAGCCCGGCGATGAAGTCCTGGCGCCCACTTTCACCTTTATCGCACCGGTGAACGCCATTCATTACTGCGGAGCAGACCCGGTCTTCATCGGCTCGGATCCTGCGACCTTCAACCTGGATCCTGACAAGGTCCGGCAGTTCCTCACCGAGGAATGTACCCGTGAGGCCGACGCCGTTCTGAATCGTCGTACCGGTCGCAGGGTCAGCGCGATTCTGCCCGTACACATTTTCGGACATCCGGTCGACATGGATCCCCTGAATGAGATCGCAGCAGAATTTCAGCTGCCCGTCATTGAGGACGCCTCCGAAAGCCTGGGATCCGAGTATCACGGACGCAAGACCGGCGGACTCGCGCGGGTGGGCTGTTTTTCTTTTAACGGAAACAAGATCATCACCTGTGGCGGTGGCGGCATGGTGACGACGAATGATGAGGCCCTCGCCAGCCACATTCGGCACCTGAGCACGCAGGCCAACCGCAAACCGTTCGAATACGAACACGACGAGGTCGGTTTCAACTACCGGCTCACCAATATTCAGGCGGCGCTGGGAGTTGCCCAGTTGGAACAGCTTGACGGATTTCTGGAGATCAAACGCAGGCACGCCATTCTTTATCGGGAACTGCTGGCTGAGATCCCCCAGGCCGAACTCGCCTGGGAGGAGCCCTGGGCCCGGAGCAATTTTTGGCTCTGCACGCTGCTGGTTCCGCCCGCGGATCGTCAGCCATTGATGGATTTTTTACTGGAACGCAAGGTCCAGGTCCGGCCGGCCTGGAAGCTGATGCACACCCTGCCCATGTATCAGGAATGTCAGTCATACCAGCTGGAAGAAACCGCAGCAGTCTATGCACGCTGCATCTCGATTCCCTCCAGTGTGCAGCTGAGCGAAGCAGATATCCGGTATGTCGTACAATGTATCAAAGACTATTTTGAGTCGTCATGA
- a CDS encoding nucleotidyltransferase family protein encodes MNDCLISATADITEAIRAIEAGKKGIAVIVDSGQQLQGVITDGDVRRGLLSGLRLQDSATQIMNRRPTKADAGMSQSSLVELLESSGLEAMPLVNADNQVVEVVLLSGLTRKSDTGHASGFSCALIMAGGEGRRLLPLTENLPKPLVEVGGMPLIERQVRRLATAGVKRIYIAVNYLAEMIEAHLGDGSRFGTEIQYLREREKLGTAGALSLIEETPTGPLLLMNGDVFTSINYQSLLDFHQKHAAVLTVAAIDYHVEIPYGVIKTEGPFAVRLEEKPSQQFLCNAGIYALSPEAVSQVPRNQPFNMTDLIESNLTSEPGVAVFPVHEYWSDIGTPAELDKARTELKLARETLEGTDQDDESAVHIQLNQRRAA; translated from the coding sequence ATGAATGATTGTCTGATCAGCGCGACAGCAGATATCACAGAGGCGATTCGCGCCATCGAAGCCGGCAAAAAAGGAATCGCCGTCATCGTCGATTCTGGACAACAGCTGCAGGGAGTCATTACCGACGGCGATGTCCGTCGCGGCTTACTTTCCGGTTTACGGCTGCAGGATTCCGCCACCCAGATCATGAACCGTCGACCGACCAAAGCTGACGCCGGGATGTCTCAGTCTTCGCTGGTCGAACTGCTGGAATCGAGCGGACTGGAAGCGATGCCGCTGGTGAACGCAGACAATCAGGTCGTCGAAGTCGTACTCTTGTCCGGGCTGACACGCAAATCAGACACCGGGCATGCATCCGGCTTCAGCTGTGCCCTGATCATGGCAGGCGGGGAAGGCCGTCGCCTGCTGCCGCTCACGGAAAATCTGCCCAAACCACTGGTGGAAGTCGGGGGCATGCCATTGATCGAGCGACAGGTGCGTCGTCTGGCGACAGCGGGAGTGAAGCGGATTTATATTGCCGTGAATTATCTGGCAGAGATGATCGAAGCCCATTTAGGAGATGGCAGCCGGTTCGGTACTGAAATTCAATATCTCCGCGAGCGGGAAAAACTGGGAACAGCGGGTGCCCTGTCTCTGATTGAAGAGACTCCCACCGGTCCGCTGCTGTTGATGAACGGCGATGTCTTTACTTCGATCAATTATCAGTCGCTGCTGGACTTTCACCAGAAACATGCTGCCGTGCTCACCGTGGCTGCCATCGATTATCACGTCGAAATTCCGTATGGCGTGATCAAGACCGAGGGGCCGTTTGCGGTGCGTTTGGAAGAAAAACCATCACAACAGTTTTTATGTAATGCGGGAATCTATGCCCTCTCACCCGAGGCGGTCAGTCAGGTCCCCCGCAATCAACCGTTCAACATGACCGATCTGATCGAGTCGAACCTAACCAGTGAACCGGGTGTGGCCGTCTTTCCGGTCCATGAATACTGGTCGGACATCGGAACTCCCGCCGAGCTGGATAAGGCCCGAACCGAACTCAAACTGGCCCGGGAAACACTGGAAGGCACGGATCAGGATGATGAAAGTGCCGTACACATTCAACTGAATCAACGCCGTGCCGCCTGA
- the neuB gene encoding N-acetylneuraminate synthase, with translation MSVFVIAEAGVNHNGSVETAKKMIDAAVQAGADAIKFQTFKTEKLVCKSAPQAEYQMKNSAEGESDTQFTLLKKLEINQETHRELFDYCEQSGIVFISTPFDLESIDLLKSLGLELIKVPSGEITNYPYLKKVAQTFHRVVLSTGMADLGEIEDALAILIDNGIARENITVLHCNTEYPTPIQDVNLRAMLTIRDAFGVKVGYSDHTLGIEVSIAATALGATVIEKHFTLDKNMEGPDHAASLEPDELMMLVRGIRNTEKSLGSPLKRPSASESKNKPVVRKSIIAARDIKQGETFTEANLCVKRPGTGISPMQWDQVINQVARRDYVEDEIIEL, from the coding sequence ATGAGCGTATTTGTTATCGCCGAAGCCGGCGTGAATCATAATGGAAGTGTGGAAACCGCGAAAAAAATGATCGATGCCGCCGTGCAGGCCGGCGCCGATGCGATCAAGTTTCAGACCTTCAAAACCGAAAAACTGGTCTGCAAATCCGCCCCGCAGGCGGAGTATCAGATGAAGAACAGTGCCGAGGGGGAATCGGATACCCAGTTCACCCTCCTGAAAAAGCTGGAGATCAACCAGGAGACCCATCGGGAACTGTTCGACTACTGCGAACAGTCCGGGATCGTCTTTATCTCGACCCCCTTCGATCTGGAAAGTATCGATCTGTTGAAATCACTGGGGCTGGAACTCATCAAGGTCCCCTCTGGTGAAATCACGAATTATCCCTACCTGAAGAAAGTCGCACAGACCTTTCATCGCGTGGTCCTCTCGACCGGCATGGCCGATCTGGGAGAGATCGAAGACGCACTTGCCATTCTGATCGATAACGGCATCGCCCGCGAAAATATTACGGTGTTGCACTGCAACACCGAGTACCCGACTCCCATCCAGGATGTGAACCTGCGGGCCATGCTCACCATTCGCGATGCCTTCGGCGTCAAAGTCGGCTATTCGGATCATACACTGGGCATCGAAGTCTCGATCGCGGCAACGGCACTCGGTGCAACCGTGATTGAAAAACACTTCACGCTTGATAAGAACATGGAAGGCCCGGATCATGCAGCGTCGCTGGAACCGGATGAGTTGATGATGTTGGTTCGCGGCATCCGCAATACGGAAAAATCGCTGGGCAGTCCGCTGAAGCGACCCTCGGCTTCCGAATCCAAAAACAAACCTGTCGTCCGTAAAAGCATCATCGCCGCCCGGGACATCAAGCAGGGAGAAACGTTTACCGAAGCGAACCTCTGCGTCAAACGGCCGGGCACCGGGATCAGTCCGATGCAGTGGGATCAGGTCATCAACCAGGTGGCCCGACGGGATTATGTGGAAGACGAAATCATTGAACTATGA
- a CDS encoding SDR family NAD(P)-dependent oxidoreductase, with product MSESLAGQQTLVTGADGFIGSHLVEQLVQAGARVRALVYYNSWNQIGWLNDVSPEILKQVEIIQGDIRDAERIQLAVNGCDYVFHLSSLIAIPYSYVAARSYVDTNITGALNVLQACRNSDSLTRLVHVSTSEVYGTAQQVPINEQHPLVGQSPYSASKIGADKMAESFHLSFELPVVTARPFNTFGPRQTARAVIPTIASQLQAGCSELTLGALTPTRDFNFATDTAAGMISLALCSQAEGEVVNIGSGEEWSIEETARLLMEVTGRDVPIICDEDRIRPEKSEVNRLLADNTKIQKLTGWQSQVSFKDGLAATAEWIGRNLQYFNAERYTI from the coding sequence ATGTCTGAGTCGTTAGCAGGTCAACAAACACTGGTTACCGGTGCCGATGGATTCATCGGCAGTCATCTGGTCGAACAGCTCGTCCAGGCCGGGGCTCGCGTGCGTGCACTCGTGTATTACAATTCGTGGAATCAGATTGGCTGGTTGAATGATGTCTCTCCTGAAATTCTCAAACAGGTCGAGATTATTCAGGGGGACATTCGTGATGCCGAACGGATTCAACTGGCCGTCAATGGCTGCGACTACGTGTTTCATCTGTCGAGCCTGATCGCGATTCCCTACAGCTACGTGGCCGCACGCTCGTATGTCGATACGAATATCACCGGTGCATTGAATGTGCTGCAGGCCTGCCGCAATTCAGACAGCCTCACCCGGCTCGTACACGTTTCCACATCGGAAGTCTATGGGACCGCTCAGCAGGTTCCCATCAATGAACAGCATCCCCTGGTCGGTCAGTCTCCTTATTCCGCCAGTAAAATCGGCGCGGATAAAATGGCCGAGAGTTTTCATCTCTCGTTTGAACTGCCCGTGGTGACCGCCAGACCCTTCAATACCTTCGGTCCCCGTCAGACTGCACGAGCCGTGATCCCGACGATCGCCAGTCAGCTGCAGGCCGGTTGCTCGGAACTGACGCTCGGGGCATTGACTCCCACCCGCGATTTCAACTTTGCCACCGATACCGCGGCCGGCATGATTTCGCTGGCCCTCTGCTCCCAGGCGGAAGGGGAAGTCGTGAATATCGGCAGTGGAGAAGAATGGTCTATTGAAGAGACGGCCCGTCTGTTGATGGAAGTCACCGGACGGGACGTGCCCATCATCTGTGACGAGGACCGGATTCGACCCGAAAAAAGCGAAGTCAATCGACTGCTGGCAGACAACACCAAAATCCAGAAGCTGACCGGCTGGCAGAGTCAGGTATCTTTCAAAGACGGACTGGCAGCCACGGCGGAGTGGATCGGACGCAACTTACAATATTTTAACGCGGAACGTTATACGATTTAG
- a CDS encoding O-antigen ligase family protein: protein MHIFEGNPNQLESCPVMKLNRSTFQELSFRTGIWFALGVGFAIPVSTSLTSAFSLGVLVCWFLSGQYRVTFKLLRTYPVATISLILFCTLAAGLLYTPQTFKLATRNLFKYRQFLMIPIYLSFFLDSRARLRGIRMFELGLILTLAISMCLWLFGIEWDIRSHDHAIFKNRITQNILMSFLVYLSAWRFLANPRKAWPWGVLSLIATVNVLLIVPGRSGYVAVGILIVVLMYQKMGYKGIIPAGVGVLVIGLVCYQASGRFQRRIDLVFSEIKNYHQTQDHASGVNLRIEFLANGLQLAGASPIFGSGTGSFAPRYRELAEQQEQMVTENPHNEYIMLLVQNGALGMGLFLLLFWFSWHSARGGTGLEPSLTQAVVGVYLIGCLANSLMLDTTEGGLFGYLIGLTCAAGISAKGISQGDLPREIVTETKADEPEAVPKAA from the coding sequence ATGCATATCTTTGAGGGTAATCCGAACCAGTTGGAATCCTGTCCCGTGATGAAACTGAATCGCTCCACCTTTCAGGAGCTTTCATTTCGCACCGGTATCTGGTTTGCGCTGGGTGTTGGTTTCGCGATTCCCGTCTCCACCAGTCTGACGTCAGCCTTCAGCCTGGGAGTACTGGTCTGCTGGTTTCTCTCCGGTCAGTATCGGGTCACCTTTAAACTGCTCAGAACCTATCCGGTCGCGACGATCTCGCTGATTCTGTTCTGCACCCTGGCGGCTGGATTACTCTACACGCCACAGACCTTTAAACTGGCGACCAGGAATCTGTTCAAATACCGTCAGTTTCTGATGATTCCCATCTACCTGTCGTTTTTTCTCGACAGCAGGGCCCGGCTGCGCGGCATTCGCATGTTCGAGCTGGGCCTGATACTTACGCTGGCGATCTCCATGTGTCTCTGGCTGTTCGGAATTGAGTGGGATATCCGTTCACACGATCACGCGATCTTTAAAAACCGGATTACTCAGAACATACTAATGTCGTTTCTGGTCTATCTGTCTGCCTGGCGGTTTCTGGCCAACCCCCGCAAAGCCTGGCCCTGGGGTGTGTTGTCATTAATCGCAACCGTCAATGTGCTGTTGATCGTGCCGGGACGTTCAGGGTATGTCGCGGTGGGAATCCTGATCGTTGTGCTGATGTATCAGAAAATGGGATATAAAGGAATCATCCCCGCCGGAGTGGGTGTACTCGTCATCGGTCTGGTCTGCTACCAGGCATCGGGACGCTTTCAGCGGCGGATTGATCTCGTGTTTTCCGAGATTAAAAATTACCACCAGACTCAGGATCACGCCAGTGGCGTCAATCTGCGGATTGAGTTTCTGGCAAATGGTCTGCAACTGGCTGGCGCGAGCCCGATCTTCGGTTCCGGAACAGGCAGCTTCGCCCCCCGTTACCGCGAACTGGCCGAACAGCAGGAGCAGATGGTTACCGAGAATCCCCACAACGAATATATCATGCTGCTGGTACAGAATGGCGCGCTGGGAATGGGGCTGTTCCTGCTGCTGTTCTGGTTCAGCTGGCATTCTGCCCGGGGGGGAACCGGTCTCGAACCCTCACTGACACAGGCCGTTGTGGGAGTCTACCTGATCGGTTGTCTCGCGAATTCACTGATGCTCGATACCACCGAGGGGGGACTGTTCGGCTATCTGATCGGTCTGACCTGTGCCGCCGGCATTTCCGCGAAAGGAATCAGCCAGGGCGATCTGCCTCGGGAAATCGTGACGGAAACGAAGGCTGACGAGCCGGAAGCGGTCCCTAAGGCTGCCTGA
- a CDS encoding aldolase/citrate lyase family protein → MKYLYITDCPEIAKYVDQCGVDRIFIDLELLGKVERQGDRDTVISHHRVESISSVKEAVRQAEVLVRVNPLNPKSADEIEQVLDQGADALMLPMFRSVEEVEWFCNRVDSRAQVVPLVETLGAMQQLELIVQLPGVSQVHIGLNDLHLELELGFMFELMSNGMVEEMSAICREAEIPFGIGGISTIDTGLVSGRLVLSEHARLGSEWVILSRSFHQLAYSLQELQEKIDLPLELEKVNQHFAALLKRSKFEIEQDKQTLYHAINQVARNDLSERNAS, encoded by the coding sequence ATGAAGTATTTATATATCACCGATTGCCCTGAAATCGCAAAGTACGTAGATCAGTGCGGGGTGGATCGTATATTCATTGACCTGGAACTGCTCGGAAAAGTCGAGCGCCAGGGAGACAGAGATACTGTCATCTCACATCACCGTGTGGAAAGCATTTCCAGCGTGAAAGAAGCGGTTCGCCAGGCAGAAGTTCTGGTGCGGGTCAATCCGCTGAATCCGAAATCCGCAGATGAGATCGAACAGGTTCTCGATCAGGGGGCCGATGCCCTGATGCTGCCGATGTTCCGCTCTGTGGAAGAGGTCGAATGGTTTTGTAACCGCGTTGATTCCCGGGCGCAGGTGGTGCCACTCGTCGAGACCCTGGGCGCCATGCAGCAGCTTGAACTGATTGTCCAGCTGCCGGGAGTTTCGCAGGTACACATCGGGCTGAACGATCTGCACCTGGAACTGGAACTGGGCTTCATGTTTGAACTCATGTCCAACGGGATGGTAGAAGAAATGTCGGCGATCTGCCGCGAAGCAGAGATTCCCTTCGGGATCGGCGGGATTTCGACCATTGATACCGGGCTGGTTTCCGGTCGTCTGGTGCTGAGCGAGCATGCCCGCCTGGGATCGGAGTGGGTCATTCTCTCACGTTCATTTCATCAGCTGGCTTACAGTTTGCAGGAACTCCAGGAAAAGATCGATCTGCCTCTGGAACTGGAGAAAGTCAATCAGCATTTCGCCGCGCTGCTCAAACGATCCAAATTTGAGATTGAACAGGATAAACAGACACTCTACCATGCGATCAATCAGGTGGCCCGGAATGATCTGTCCGAGCGAAACGCCTCCTGA
- the murJ gene encoding murein biosynthesis integral membrane protein MurJ, whose product MSRSVSISALLVAIAMIFGRLTGLLRVLGLATVLGVSYANDLAVLMISVPDFLNAMLIGGAMAAVLVPEIHRRNQESAGQSASQLIVQTMLAVALISGILALLLACVAPWFTRGLASGFSAAQISQASPLIMIVLWAFPLSTVTAVTGAVLQSQHKPLVPAYGNLFFNLILILAILFWVTPDQLSILAWAVVGAALFRLVTQLIPCFITGAFQGGFRNLLKFETLNRRLIVKYFQALTAIGLVIAFPVVSRSFASAFTGGISLFEYAQKLVELPRGLLGAILTMVIFPRLSHAFAEGKADVGSRMISQASGLILLISIPVTVVIYGCAEPMISLLFQRGQFSAYDATRTAELLQIAILSMPALIMSILTMDVFYARHETMIPFKFSLISLGCLVVLSLVLRNFMGISGVMLAFVLTSWFHFLMLTVGLHLKMQVSVIEGVNLKHCAALVLLTFSGIAISAMILRVITEPVMLVVYSGFVGLFCFGAVLLILRNHLPRFHRKLSL is encoded by the coding sequence ATGTCACGCTCTGTTTCCATCTCAGCACTGCTCGTTGCCATCGCCATGATTTTTGGGCGATTGACCGGGCTGCTGCGCGTTTTGGGACTGGCCACGGTTCTGGGCGTTTCTTATGCCAATGACCTGGCCGTGTTGATGATTTCCGTTCCCGATTTTCTGAACGCGATGCTGATCGGCGGCGCGATGGCGGCGGTGCTCGTGCCCGAAATTCATCGCCGGAATCAGGAGTCCGCCGGTCAATCTGCCAGCCAGTTGATCGTGCAGACGATGCTTGCGGTGGCTCTGATTTCAGGAATCCTCGCTTTACTGCTGGCGTGCGTGGCACCCTGGTTTACGCGGGGGCTCGCTTCCGGGTTTTCTGCAGCACAGATCAGCCAGGCCAGCCCGTTGATTATGATTGTCTTATGGGCGTTCCCGCTCTCGACCGTCACCGCGGTCACCGGGGCCGTTCTGCAGTCGCAGCATAAACCACTGGTACCTGCCTACGGAAATCTGTTCTTTAACCTGATCCTGATTTTAGCCATTCTGTTCTGGGTCACACCGGACCAGCTCTCGATCCTGGCCTGGGCTGTGGTCGGGGCGGCACTGTTTCGTCTCGTGACGCAACTGATTCCCTGCTTCATCACCGGCGCGTTTCAGGGCGGATTTCGCAACCTGCTGAAATTTGAAACCCTGAACCGGCGTCTGATCGTAAAATATTTTCAGGCACTGACCGCCATTGGCCTGGTCATTGCCTTTCCGGTGGTCTCGCGTTCCTTCGCCTCTGCTTTCACGGGGGGCATCAGTCTGTTCGAATACGCACAGAAACTGGTGGAATTACCCCGCGGCCTGCTGGGGGCCATTCTGACCATGGTCATCTTTCCGCGATTGAGTCACGCGTTTGCTGAAGGAAAAGCGGATGTCGGCTCGCGAATGATCAGCCAGGCGTCGGGGCTGATCCTGCTGATCTCGATTCCTGTGACCGTCGTGATTTACGGCTGTGCTGAACCGATGATCTCGTTACTCTTTCAGCGGGGGCAGTTTTCCGCCTACGATGCCACACGGACGGCAGAACTGCTTCAGATCGCGATTTTATCGATGCCGGCCCTGATCATGTCCATTCTGACGATGGATGTATTCTATGCCCGGCATGAAACCATGATTCCTTTTAAGTTCAGCCTGATTTCTCTGGGTTGCCTGGTGGTACTTTCACTGGTTTTACGTAACTTTATGGGGATCTCAGGGGTCATGCTCGCCTTCGTGCTGACCAGCTGGTTCCACTTTCTGATGCTGACGGTCGGTCTGCACCTGAAAATGCAGGTTTCTGTCATTGAAGGAGTCAATTTGAAACATTGTGCCGCATTGGTTCTGCTGACATTCTCAGGAATTGCGATTTCCGCTATGATATTGAGAGTGATTACGGAACCGGTAATGCTGGTTGTCTATTCTGGATTCGTGGGATTATTCTGCTTCGGCGCCGTTTTGCTGATTCTGAGAAACCACCTCCCGCGTTTCCACAGGAAGCTGTCTCTATAA